From the Hordeum vulgare subsp. vulgare chromosome 1H, MorexV3_pseudomolecules_assembly, whole genome shotgun sequence genome, the window TAGAACTTGTGATTATCTTTTTGCATATTATACCATCCAAATCAGTGCTCTTGAGTCATTACACTTATACTGACAAGTGCATGAATTTTGGTTTTTCGGTTAACCGAACAAACCGAACCGATATATTATGGTTAATATGGTTCGGCTTCTAAATTTTGAATGATTATTTTGGTTTCTATTTCTTCAAAACCGTAATTATATAGAACCGAATAAACCAAACCGTATTAACCATATAAACAGAACGCCTAGCCCTAGTGGTGTGTCTCGGACATCGAGGGGCCTCAACTGGCCCGTGGGGGGGCTATGGGCGTGTTTGTTTCTAGGGACTTTTTGGGGGGCTATGtcgtgagcctcccttggcaccggctgttggtgttgcagaagggaattgtgagacagtatcctgaacatcttgtccttcgacttaagcaggttcactagtttgttcttgtatttgtggtcgctcttgatcttgatcttgtgcttctacttggtctggatctcgtggttgcacttgatcttgatcatgagcaggttcggagtcttgggagagtgcttgaatatcatgagacacatcattaTTGTTGGGcagtttatcttgaccttgagcttgttcattttgttgagaatcttctctttgttcatcggaagcgtgtggggcttgtggaggtgatggctccacttgagtagagcattgtccttctccttcggccacaaggggttcctcaatggggagtatttgaccaatccttaTTCTTCTTATggtttggggaggaatttcatcacctacatcacaaagaccactttgctccacttgggagccattattttcatcaaactccacgttacacgtctcctcaatgagtccggtggacttgttgaggacacggtaagcatgagagtttgtagcataaccaacaaagatgccctcatgtgctctagaatcaaatttagctaaacgtgcacctttcttgagaatgaaacacttacaaccgaatacccggaagtacttgagattgggtttgttttcagttagaatctcatacggagtcttgttcaaacctttgcggatatagagccgattggacgcatgacatgctgtgttgatggcctctgcccagaagttatatggagatttgaattctgccaccattgtccttgcagcatctatcaaggtccggttcttcctttctgccacgccattttgttgagggtatatggtgctgaatattggtgttttattccctcatcacctagaaactcatccaaggtgtagttcttgaactcggtgccgttgtcacttctaatcatcaagatctttgcttcatgttgacgttgggcttcattagcaaagttgatgacagtttgttgtgtttcactcttctttttgaagaaatatacccaggtatatcttgagtagtcgtcaacgatcaccaagcaatactttctgcctccaagactatcaaatgatggagggccaaacagatccatatggagaagctccaatggcctcttggtGTAGATAAGAgtggttggacgatgagcagtttcatgaatctttccttcaatgcaggcactgcaaacacgatctttagcaaaactcacatttgttagtccacgaatatggtcccctgtcagaagactttgcaaagatctcatattgacatgagctaaacggcgatgccaaagccagccaacatcaactttagccattaaacacgtcgcggtcttagtgggtcgctttgagaagttcaccacataaagaccattttcgacatatccaacataggctactttaagagtcttgctcctctggaggaccacagtatcaagattaaagaatgtgaaaaaacccataattgcaagttgacgaaccgaaagtaaattgtaggcaagtgactcaacaagcatgaccttctcaatagataactcttgagagacgaccaccttaccaaatcccaatacctttgacgaggatgcatcggcgaattggacatgggtgggaatagatggagaaggatgcacatccaccactaagtccttgcttccggtcatatgatttgttgctccactatcgagcaaccatgacaccccaccggaagcaaactcctgtaaTAGATCAagacttggttttaggtacccattttttaatgggtcctttcatgttagagacaagggtcttaggaacccagatagcccattcaatatactcatcgtaggaaccaacaaatctggcataaacatggccatcactagcacgacataagacataagaagaattgagtttgccggctgtgttagtaggaatggttttgcccttcttgaggtttccatagtccaccttgttcctgttcaccttctgagtcccctcaccctctttgacaaggatgtccatgagggtaggagatcgtttgttcctgttcctccttttaccttttgacttggaggtaagtccaggtccctcctttcctacaacacctttttgagtgctcaagatgtcgttcaggctcttctcaccttgtatgcatgccacaaggcccttctcaagtttctcctttaacttggcattttcctccacaagatgtacatgctcacaacagggattagttgcacaagcattatcaattaacacaaagggaggacaagtagagatttccttggtaagatttgcttggagttgatcatgagactctttcagagagaaatgaacacctttcaagaccttgtgggccttgtcaagtgtgtcaaactcctctttgagtctatcatggccaaccccaagagcatacttttcagacttaagcatacgagtaagaaccacatcatgatctagtttcttttgcattttagcacagtcatcgttatatgactcctcaagagccaaacgaagagtgcgctccttttctagagcaatagataattcagcaatttcatcggcatagtcacgagtgtgtccctgaagctcggagatggtctcctcatgagactcaatgaggtctgtggcctcacccagttgttccaagagagcaacaaagtgcttcttggattcttctttaatagtgcacagaaacttatcaagatcatgctcattaagttccccaacatcactatcatcaacacaatttaacaatgaaggagcagtagcgatgttggtcttaatgatgggagttacctgattgataccttttgccatgaggcacttggtgatgtggttctcgttgggggcgttgaagagggacaccttttGGGGAgatgtagtggcaatagcaacagttgtcgttgccactgtatcatcatcatcatcatcatcatcggaagggtactcttcaagggccaccatcccttttgggtggggtttcttcacaaagttgttcttgattggaaatgatttggttttgtctttgcgaatgagcttgcccccgttgtcttcccttttctcatagggacattcggccacgaagtgactcacgttaccacagttataacatgtccttactcgttgtttgggtttgaatccactcgagttgttcttggtgaaggtgggtcttgagttccttttgttgccccagaattgccttgatgcaagagccatgtgctcatgataggcatactttgtgtcttcagggcagctctcctcttcctcatcctcttcttcttcaaacattgtttttgctttcaacgcaaggttgggtgaagttgtctttgagcgaacacgagcaagtgcattgtcggctgtttcgttcatgattgacattgcaatgaattcatccaacacctaactagaagacaaggagtggaagtctggccgctgacgaacgacagatgacatggcttttttgaaaggcatgatggctttgagaaacttgcgcttgacccatgtatcatccacatcattgcttccatgatccttgagtgccacagcaatagcggtcaccctccgatagagatcaggagggtcctcgtcttccttcatcacaaactcatcggccttatcaagtatcacttcatagttggatcgttgaatgcttgagcttcccttgtacaacaccataatatgctcccaacaatccttggccaaagtgaagggacgcaagtgaggaagatcttcaggtggcactgcggactcgagaataaacaaagcggagtgaaTGTATTGATTGTctacatcttctcttggagtgaggttgcttggatcatggggataatatccttgctcgatgattctccacaagtttgttgagctgtgattcaaatgagacttaatagaaaatacccagttagcaaagtcacattttacaagcttaggaggaggaccaacaggattaagacgcggtgcgggaacggatcctccatagaccatggggggtggaactgaggcatatgttccagtcccatccttttcgtgagatgaggaaggtcgcatacctttagccgcttccttagaggagttggcctccgaatcggtgacggtgggtttaaccactatcgccggttcgggtgaacttttaaatccctcaattaactctttaagcatggtcttgacttcgttcgtcaaggacgtcttgagggcggccctagccgtattcaagtcgtcccttgtgaccgaagtcaagtccatggcctcgggttgcccatggttaattccctcttcgccttccatactcttcgggtggttaaacccttaataaagagatgtggctctgataccaattgaaaggatcgatatggttgactataggggggtgaataggcaacgaccactttttaattaatcttagcaagttagggtaaacaacatacgggttcacaaatataataacaatggggtgaaccctaatgaagctaacaacgagagctactaggacaagtaagagatagacgacaacataagcatacacaaagtaaaggttagagataaccacaagtggaaccgatggagacgaggatgtgttaccgaagttccttccctttgataggaagtacgtctccgttggagcggtgtggaggcacaatgctccccaataagccactaaggccaccgtattctcctcacgccctcgcacggtgcaaggtaccgtgattccactataggtgcccttgaaggcggcgaccgaacctttacaaacgaggttggggcaaactccacacaaagcttggaggctcccaacaagaccacgaagcttcaccacaatggaatgtggcttcaaggtgacctcaaccctctaggatgctcaaacacccaagagtaacaagatccgcaagggattggtgggggaatcaacttttctcttggtggaagtgtgaatctaggccttctcaaccagtccctaaagaatcaacaagtttcattggctagggagagagatcgggcacttttgagcttagggagcaacaatggagcttgggagggtaagagatagggttccacagctagaagaaccctttatatagtgggggggaatccaaccgttttcccactcacagtccgagtctagcggtactatcgctggatgcagcggtactaccgctggctgcagcggtactaccgctgggcccctggtagtgcataagctctaccatcgccaagaaagtcttcgcaaaaaggtccgtccacgtacaaccgctaggcaggtggtactaagctcctggagcggtactaccgctgaccaggggcggtactaccgccagctagcggtactaccgctggctgcagcggtactaccgctagcactccatcggtactaccgctagggccagcggtactaccgttgggggaccatttgcaaagaagaaggaaacacaaaggcgggagccactccaaagatgccggcaagggggaaaatatgtgaagtgtgcgcgtgcaaagattgattccacccaaacctttccactacggttcccctcttaatagtacgactttcctatgactcaaataaagagaatcgtagagaacgtcgGCCTTCTGTTCAACGAGCGAGGGGCGAGACGTCttctgccgttgacgtgtgttatctgaaatcttaacacacacggttagtcctttgcggtactgtcatcaatcaccaaaattacttaggcataaactatgccccaacatccACACCATCTCACCAATTTGCAGCTCATTTGGAAAAAGTGACCAATGTAATTATTGCAAACCCTAGAAATCAACAAAATTTGTTTTATTTTGATCTAGCTAAGCTACACTATTCTCCTTGATACACCACTTGGTGTAGATTCATTATTAGAGAGTTTAAACATGTCCATAAAGTTTGAGCTCAATTGGTGAtacttggcaatgtaaacttgTTCAAAGTTAGatatggacaaagagggttttagggCACTTTTGTGAAGCAAAATAATTTagattgaggtgaaacttggcaatatcatcatatGAGGCATATGTGATTTTCTGgaattttcctggatttatttgaaaatatttattatagttatatttcaaatacttgaaatgtCCAGAAATTGTTTTGGATGGTTTTTCCTAATACTTTGACATgaacatgtgttgaaactcatatatatgagaaatatatgtccactcagttaccctaaattttctcaaatatttttcatacataaaaATAATTCCCCCATATAAAAGACCATTTTGGCCTCACAAaaagcatttaaataaaatacaaatataaattttaaaatattttttttgtggttttgggaagtattaTAGACAATAGGTTTCAAATAAAATCTTTGATCATAAATATTCAccgtaatttgaggacttgtagttcaAACCTCAATTGAGGGGTTCTTGAAAACCTAAATtcaataaatgctttttggccaAAATAATTTTGTATAAAAACATTTTTATGTCATATACACATGGCATAATGATTGGGCAAAGATTTGAAGGATATGAATTTTGAGAGTAGGAGGATTTTTATGAATTAAAGCACAAACAAGCAAGCTAGCAAATGGCAAACAATTCAAGCATCACATGCACTCAAAAAGTTTTTGTTTGTCCAAATTTTTAAGGTTTATtaaactaatgatgtgatacaAAACACAGGGTATGGTAGTCACTCCTCCTCTTCTCTTCGCCTCGGATCGCCGCTCCCGTGTCGTTGCACCACCATTGCTCCACCGCCATGATTCGCACCGCCTTCGTCTCGATTCACCACCCCCTCCACCCATCTAGCGCTCCTCCACCTCCCCCATGCACCGTTGTCCCGGCCCTGACGCTTCCCCGACACTGCCGCTCTAAATCACGTCGTGCCACCACCGTCCCCACTGCCCACTAGTTTTAAAATCTCCATTTTGCATTATCTATTGAAGTTGCTCTATTACATCTCCTATATACATCACTTGTTGAAGTTGCCTCTATGATGAATATGTAAAAAGCACTTTTTGGAGATGTAGATTTACATCTGCAAGTTTGCGTCTTCTATTGAAGATACTCTAAGTGATTTCGTATATCTCGTTCATGCAAGATATATGTAGCCCTCGCGTGAAAGTTGTCCCCGCTCCCACGTGCAACATTGGGCCAGTCTAATTTCGATTCACGCCCTCgcaatctctctcttttttgttttctttctttttctgttcTTATATCCTTTTCCTTTAGTTTTTCATTGTTTTTTCTTCTTTCAACCAATATTCTCCATTTCTTTCTCGGTTTTCatggtttttttatttttttattttcttaaggttttgtttcttttcttggttttgtttctgttttttttgttttctttgattcTTTTTTTCATGCACtcgttttcttctgtttttttgcCTTTTTGGTTTCCAACGGATTTTTTTTGCTTTCCTTTGTTTCTTTATCAATTTTCACTTTTTCAGTACTTTTGTACTTCTTTTTTTGATTTAATTTTTTTTACTtagtttcttttctttattttccatttttttgtttttctttgtatCTTTTGGTTAATATTCTACATGAAAAACATCTTTTCATACACACTTAACATTTTCAAAATACATGGTTTAATATATTCTTAATAGATGGTGAACATTTTTTCTATACATATTTTAAATATTTTCAAGCACTTGAttaatatttttcatatatatgatTCACATTTTTGGTCAATACTTTTCTATATACATTTTGACATTTTCAGTTGCTTGACTAATATTTTTCTTAATTTAATACATTGTCACAAAAAATTCTACACACATTTAGCATTTTCCATATTCTTTAgtaatatatttttaaatacttttttaACAACTAATCCAGATGCTTGATTAAAACTCTCTATATACATGATCAACTTTTTTTCACACCCATTGGGTACAATTTTGTgtatacatgagaaacatttttTGTGCATATTTAACATTTTAAATTCTTGGTTAACAATTTTCCAATACCTGGTCAATActttttctatacacatttttgaaatgcttgattattatttttgaaatataatATTTACATTTTTAATACAAGGTCAACTTTGTTTTCTATACATATTTTAAcattttcaaatgcttgattaatatttttcaGATGCAACATTGACGATTTTGTGGATACATGTTCAACACTTTTTACATACACATTTtacattttttaaatgcttgattaatatttttcaaatacaagttttgcattttttaatacatggtcaatGTTTTTTCAATATATATACAATATTTTCAAACAGTTGattactccctctgtctcaaaataactgtctcaactttatactagctctagtacaaagttgtactaaggttaagacacttatttaggacggagggagtagatatttTGAAATACTTATTTAACATTTTCAAATGTTGATTAATATTTTATAGATACATGATCAATTTTCCCACATAATTTGTTTGGACTATAAACGGAAGTAAAAAAGGAAGAAcagtaaaaaaaaagtaaaaatacAAGGCCGTGGTCTCCCGCGCGATTGGGCCAGTCTATCTAGGGATGCGCCTGACGCGAGAGCACGCTAGGTCTCCCTGTAAACGAGACATAGCACTGCCCTTGAAGCGAGACTTAGACATGATCACGGAGGCCAACCCGGTCTCTTGTCCCTTGGCACCTAgttatgttgtctttcttgtgTTGTTCAATTTCTTTCTACTAATATATCGACatgcaagaaaagaagaagagaaaactaAATTCGAAAATTCGAAAATGCAATTAGGCCCCGGGAGTACGCGCTCCTGTCGTGGATAATGAATTTTGAAATGTTAAAATAATTTCAATAAAATTTCCGTGTGTTCTTTGTCACATCCGAATGCTACCTGCAAATTTTTAGAGAAAAAAGTTAAGTATTTTAGCCTATGCAAAAAAAATGAACATCACTTGTTTTCCCAAAATGTAACACCTAAATTTATTTTTTTACCAACGAAACACTACTGCTCCGTTTTGTATGAAAATTGTCAAGCATGCTTACGACACTAATACGGACATCTATAaaattttttatttaaaaaaaaatatgtaGTGCTTTTTTTTATTGTCCATCCAGGTGCATATGCATCATACATCTCCTGATAATATAAGAAAACCCGAATGAAAACCAAATACAAACATGAAAGACACAAAATAAACTATAGCTTCGGGGTAATGGTTTAGTGGAACACACACATCTCTCGATTCAATTATGAGCTTGACCGACCAAAGTTGTGACTTGTGCACACTGCTATAGTACCCCTTTTTCTTAGGAAGTGCCATAATACATGTTGTTGTGAATGGATTCACAACCTTGAAAAACTAACATTATATATTGATTGAtaccagcagcagcagtagtactaATTAAGTAGGTAGAGATGGACAGAGGGAGCTTGAAACCGATCAGGTTTTACAATATCCTTAAGCCGTCCCCGAtgaaagcacaacatatacaaaacgCACGCACGCTCGCATAATTTGCTAGTAGTACAACAACAAGAGTCAAACAACGGAAACCCCTTCATCAATCCATCACTCCAAATCATCAGAGTTAAACACATGGCAACCGCGGCCGGGCTCGCCCTTGGCTGCAGCCACAACGTCTTGGTCAGTACCCTAAGTGCTCTATCTCGGCCTCTATCTCCCAGTTGAGGTTCGACGCCACCCTGTCGTGGTAAGGCACATAATCCTGAACAGAGACAAGCATTCCCATCGGTCAGATGCAGAGTTTTATACGCGCGAGTTCAGGTTCATTTAGTTTGTTTGTACGGTTTTCGCCCAGATTTCCATAAATTAACCAGGCAATTATCTTCTTCTTAATTAATCGACGAGTCAATTTTTTTGTCTCCGTTTCGGGAAAAAAAGAGTTCAGGTTCAGGATGAGGAGATGACATTGACCTCGAGCTTCTCCATGAGCTCCTCCGCGGTGGGGGCGAGCACGATGATGCGGCGCGCGCTGGTGTTAATGAACCCTTCCTCCACCGCCTTGTCGATGAAAGTCAGCAGCGAGTTGTAGTACCCGTCCACGTTCAGCAGCCCAACCTGAAGCAAGGAACCGGACGTCACATTGCGTTCAGATATTTTTCAACCTGAAGCAAGCAAGGAAGGATCGACAAAAGGACAGTCCGTACTGGCTTGTGATGGATGCCAAGCTGCGCCCATGTAATCACTTCGAGCAGCTCCTCCAGTGTACCATAGCCTCCTGCATCGAAAGTCGACACATAACTCACATGAATAAGTTGGTACGTACTCCTACTTGGTAGTACACCAAGACATGGGACATGAGCAGCTCCGACGCctccatgcatgcatgtactcAGTGGGTCGCTGGGCTGGCCGGGTGATGCTATTACTAGATACAACGTATGCACCAATTATTGGGAATTTACACCTGCTACCTGGACCAGGCTCATACATGGGAGGGATCTGGGGCTAGCTTTCAATTTTTAGATAGACATGTGAAAAACGCCCAAGTTACAGCCTGATCTACCACTTGACTGTAACCTGCCATGGATTTCTGCAGAGCAATGAATGTTCCACACCCGATCCTGGCGAGGTAAAATTGCAGGCTAATATCACTACATGTGAGTGCTGAGTTGTTGTACTTGTGACTCACCAGGAAGGGCTATGAAGGCGTCAGAGTGCCTTGCCATCTCTGCCTTCCTCTGGTGCATGTCTGCCACTGCCCTCACCTCCCCCACTGTCTCACCGCTTATCTGAAAGAGAGACAGAGAAAACATCAACATTGTTTTGTTTTTCCGCTCATCACCCATGCTATGCTGCAAAAGGAAACACCAGAAATGAGTCTCTGTGATGCCATGATGCTTGGTCTCTTTGTGTTTGCGGAGACAAACCATAGCACATTCCCAAGAAGGGGCATGATTGTGCTCAATTAACGGGGGCCGAAAATGCCATCAGATTGTTCAAACATCCGCTCTCTTTTTACTACTACCTCCTTGGGCAATGGTGAAAGGACAAGCAGGAGGCGGAGGACCACAGCAAAGCCACAAAATGTGCCAACACAAAAGAAAAATTTACTCCGGATATGCACGAAGATGAGAGTCCTCTGAACCACGACTTAATTTTGTGTGTATCAATGATGTGACATGGTAGTACAGGATAAACCACAATACGGCGACCCTAGTGCGTACTGTATCATGGAAACACATTATTGTGCAGAAAACATGATGGCCGGGGAGCCAAAGAAGGCAACCCCTCTTTATCCCTAGTAGGCAGATTAGAAAGGAGATGATGCCAATAACCCAATATGCTGCCATGGCAAGGCTTTTGGTGGCAGCAGATTGCTCTACTAGCTGCGCTTTTTGCACTAGTTTATCCTCACGCCGAGATCTGGATTTGTGCCAAAAGCAGAGCACTACTAGTTCTTGATCACAGCTGCTCCTCCAGGTAGGAGTAGTAGGGGATGTTTGTTTCCAGTAACTTTTTGATGTAGAGAttaaaaaaagtcccaaaaagtctcatgtgaaacaaacaggaggaACTTTTAAGGACTAAAAGGGGCTATTTGGGACTATTTGGAGAAGTCCCTATTGGAGGGTCTTTTTGAGACTTTTTGATACTTTTTtcaacaatgcccctacttttagcatgtcatttaataactactactacattactaaggGTAATATAGTttttttacatgtcatttaatgacctctagtccctatTTAATCTCTAaaaacaaacgggtagggactagagacttttaagttgggactaaaaaaaagttccgggacttctgaaacaaacaggaCCATAGTATTCTTTTGCGCACCCAAGTGCCATGTCCCCCGGGACTGCAGCACCGGCAGAGGAGTGCTTGTTTCGGAGCTC encodes:
- the LOC123431210 gene encoding probable cytokinin riboside 5'-monophosphate phosphoribohydrolase LOGL10 yields the protein MRQSRFKRICVFCGSSQGKKRSYHDAAIELGNELVARGVDLVYGGGSIGLMGMVSQAVHDGGRHVIGVIPKTLMTPEISGETVGEVRAVADMHQRKAEMARHSDAFIALPGGYGTLEELLEVITWAQLGIHHKPVGLLNVDGYYNSLLTFIDKAVEEGFINTSARRIIVLAPTAEELMEKLEDYVPYHDRVASNLNWEIEAEIEHLGY